The nucleotide window CGACGCGTGGATCAAGTATGGAGGGGCTTCCGAATGACGCGCGACCAGAAAACCTATCGCCTGGCCTATTGGATTGCGTCGTTGATTGTTGCGGCAACCTGGTTGTCCGGCTACCACAAGATCCTGCATCCGGCCGACTTCGCCTTGTCGGTCTACCGCTTCCATCTGCTGCCGGCGGTTCTGGTGAACGTTGTTTCGCTCCATATCCAGTGGCTGGAGATGGTCTGTGCAGGCTGCCTGCTGTTCATTCCGAAACTCCGCGTTGCGGCGCTCTGGATTTCGCTCGTCCTGCTGGCGTTGTTCACCACGGGCATTGCCATCAACCTGATCCGCGGGACGGCGTTCGGTTGCGGTTGCTTCGGCAACCTGCCGACCGAACGGCCAATGGACGCGCTCAATGTCGCGCGTAACCTGGCGCTGATGGCGCTGGTTGGGTTGGCCCTGTTCGGGAAGCGGAAGTCGGGGGCTTAGCCGTACTCTTCGGTGTAGTCTTCCATCGAGGCTTCGATGACCTTGAGCGCGTGCTCGCGACCGTAGATTTCCGGGATGGTGACGTCGGAGGGCTGGCCGGGGACCAGCTTGTAGGTTTCGAAATAGTGGCGCATGCGTTCGATGAGGGCGTGGGAGACATCCTTGATGTCGTGCGCATCCTGCCAGAACTGGTCGTTGTCGAGCACGGCGATGATCTTGTCGTCGGCCTCTCCGTTATCGACCATTTGCAGGCCGCCGATGACGCGCGCGCGGAGGATGACCTCGCCGCGGTTGATGGGGCGTTCGGTGATGACGCAGATATCGAGCGGGTCGCCATCGCCGCACTTTGAAGTTGGGGAGAGTTCGTGAACGCGGGTGGAGCAGTAGGTCTGCGGGATGAAGCCGTATAGGGTGGGCGTCATGGAAGAGGTGAGCTGGGGACGGTCGACGCGCAGGTAGCCGGTGGTTTTATCGACCTCGTATTTCACCGCGTCGAACGGGGTCATTTCGATGTAGGAGTTGACCACGCCGAGGTTTTCGCCATCGCAGGCCTGCAGGCCGTGCCAGGGGTGGGGGCGCCAGCGGTAGAAGGTTTTTGGGAATGCCATGTTAAATGCCTCTTTCTTTATCGGATTTCTAGTGTTCCCGGACAATATCCGCACCGAGCGCGGCAAGTCGATCTTCAATTGCCTCATATCCGCGGTCGATGACCTGCGCATTGTGGATGACGCTTTCGCCATCGGCGCAGCAGGCGGCAATGAGCAGGGCCATGCCGGCGCGGATGTCCGGGCTGGTGAGTTTGCTTCCGCGCAACCGGGTGGGGCCGATGACCACGACGCGGTGGGGGTCGCACTGGATAATGTTGGCCCCCATGCCCATCAGGTGGTCGACGAAATACATGCGGCTCTCGAACATTTTCTCGAAGAAGAGCGCGGTGCCTTGGGTCTGGGTGGCGAGCACGATGCTGACGCTCATCAAGTCCGACGGGAAGGCGGGCCAGATGCCGTCTTCGATCTTGGGGGTGGCGTTGCCTTCGTCCGGGCGGATGCACCGTTCGGTTTGCCGCGGAACCACCAGGGTGCGGCCGGTGCGCGTCCACTCCACACCGAGTTTCGAGAACGTGCGCTGCATGACCTGTTGAACGAGGGGCTCGCCGGCATCCGGGATCGTTAGCGTTCCGCCGGTGACGGCGGAGGCCACGATGAAGCTGCCGACCTCCATGAAGTCGGGTTGCACGGTGTATTCCGCGCCATGCAGTTTCCCGACGCCGCGGATGGTCAGGTTGTTGGTTCCGATGCCGGAGATGTCCGCGCCCATCTGGTTCAAGAGGTTGGCCAGGTCTTGCACGTGCGGTTCGCAGGCGGCGTTGTAGATCGTGGAGGTGCCCTCCGCCAGGGTGGCGGCCATCATCACGTTTTCCGTGGCGGTCACGCTGGCTTCGTCGAAAACCATTTTCCAGGCGGTCAGCGGCCCCGCCTTGAACCGGAAGGCGTGGTCGGTCGAGATGTCGGCCCCGAGGGAGCGCAGCCCGTAGAAATGGGTGTCGAGCCTGCGGCGGCCGATCACGTCGCCGCCCGGCGGATAGATGGTTGCCCCGCCGTGCCGCGCGGTCAGGGGGCCGGCGAGCAGGATGGAGGTGCGCACTTTCGCGCAGAGTTCCGCGTCGAGTTCGGTGGTTCGCAGGCCCTTGGCGCAGAGCGTCAAGGTGTGGTCTTCCAGCGCAACTTCCACGCCGATGCTTTCCAGCAGCTGGAGCATCACTTTCACGTCGTTGATCAGCGGGACGTTGTGGAGGATGATGGGCTGGTCGGTCAGCAGGCAGCTGGCGAGCATGGGCAAAACGGCATTCTTGTTGCCGCGCGGGTGGAAGGTGCCCCCGATCGGTTTTCCGCCGTTGATGATGAATTTAGCCACTGCCTAAGCCCCCTTGGAACGAGAAAAAACAAATCTCCCAGACCTGTGTAAAAATGAAAAGCACAATTCCGGACATTGGGGATGAGCCTCTTGCAAAACCCTTCGAGTTTGCGAGGCGGTTTTTTGTTAAAAGTTATTGGTTATTGGGCTAAACCGCAGGTTGCGCATGACTTGTCCTGATAACCAATAACCAGTACCTGATAAATGGAACGGCAAAACCAGAGGTTTTGCAAGTTCCTCGGGATGGCTAGGTGTTTTCTTCCGCCCGCTTTTCCTCGCGGAGCTTGAGGATGCGAAGGAAGAAGAGCTGGGTGTCGTATTTGGTCATGACCACCAGGGAGACGGTGGCCAGGAAAAGCGACAGGATGCAGAGCGTCATCTGGTTGGTGAATGCCGTAATGAAGATGCAGGCAAAGCCGGTCAGGAACAGCCAGAGGTAGATGTTGCGCCGCATCTTGGCATCACGCTCCCATTTGTCGTGGAACTCGGCGTCGAACGCCTCGTTCAGGAACCGTTCACTGTTCAAATCTTCGAGTCTTGGAAGTTTCATGGGTGCTCCACCGGGTGCGAATGGAAAGAAAATAGTGCGTTTTAGGGGGGATCGCAACCCCGGCGGTGAAAATTCCGGCACAGGGGATTGAGGGCGGCGCGGGGTTCCGGTATTGCTAGGGGATGGCCATGATTCCCAAAGAAACGATTGAAGAGATACGCGCACGCTGCAACATTGTCGAGGTGGTGGGGGCCTACCTGCCCGAGCTGCGCCGCCGGGGATCCACCTATAAATGCAACTGCCCGTTCCACAAGGAAAAGACGCCCTCCTTCACCGTCAACGATGGCCGCCAGATTTTCCACTGCTTCGGCTGCGGGGCCGGCGGCGATGTCTTCCGCTTCGTGATGGACTATGAAAAGATCGATTTCGTGACCGCCGTGAACGTCCTGGCCGAACGGGTGGGGGTGGAGATCACCTACGAAGGCGGACAACCCGAAAAGAGCGGCAACAAGGATGTGCTCTACAAGCTGCACACCGATGCCGCCGCCTTCTACCACCGGATGCTGCTCGACAGCCCCGAGGGCGCCGAGGCGCGCCGCTACATGGAGGAGCGCGACCTGCCCGAGGAAATCATCAAGGCGTTCCAGATCGGCTTTGCCCCCAACGAATGGGAAGGCCTGCTGGCGCGCGCGCTCAAGAAGGGCTATGAACCGAAACAGCTCGAAGCCGCCGGGCTGGTGGTGCCCTCCGAGCGCGATGGAAAGACCAGCCACTACGACCGCTTCCGCAACCGCGTCATGTTCCCGATCTGCGACCAGATGGGGCGGGTGATCGGCTTTTCCGGCCGCATCATGAACAAGGCCGAGAAAGGGGCGAAATATGTCAACAGCCCCGAAACCCTCCTGTTCAAGAAGAACCGCGTGCTCTTCGCGTTCGACAAGGCGCGCAAGGCCATTGTCGAATCGCGCCAGGCCATTGTGGTCGAAGGGCAGATCGATGCCATCCGCTGCCACCAGGCCGGGCTGGACAATGTCGTTGCTTCGCAGGGCACCGCGCTCACCGAAAACCATGCGCGCATGCTCAAGCGCTACGCCGACGAAGTCATCCTCGTGCTCGATTCCGATGCCGCCGGGCTCAAAGCTGCGCTGGGCTCCTCCGAAATCTTCATCGCCAACGAGCTCAGCGTTCGCGTGGTCACCCTGCCGGAAGGCGAGGATCCCGACTCGCTCATCAAGAACAGCGGGAAAGAGGCCCTGATTAAGCTGGTGGGCGAAGCCCAGAGCGCGCTCGACTTTCTGATCGACGCCTTCCAGAAGCAGGAGGACATGTCGACCGAGGCCGGGCGCATGCGGGTGGTGAGGGCGGTCATCAATCTCATCAACCATTGCCCGTCCGCCGCGCGGCGCGACCCGATGATCCATTCCGCCGCCGATCGGCTCAATATTTCCCCGCTGGCGCTCAGCCAGGACCTGCACCGGGCCAAGAGCCAGCAGCGTCCCGCGCGGAAGCAGGAGGAAGCTCCTCTGCAGTCCGCCCCCGCCCGCAAGACCTATCCCCGGCAGGAGACCGCCTTGCTGGAGCTGCTCGTGCACTATTACCCCGATGTGCATCCGCTGGTGCACGATTTCCTGCCGCCGGGCCACCTGACCGATCCCACCTGCAAGCAGCTGGTGGAAATCCTCATGCTCGATCCACCCGAAACCCTCACCGAGGGCTTCCACGAGTTCGACGACGCCACGCAGAAGATCATCAGCCAGGTGCAGGTGGAGGAGTCGCGCACGATCGACAACGAAACCTCGGCCGTCGAAACCGCGCAGCGCTACATCCTGATCTTCTGGAAGCGCCACCTGGAAGGCGAGCTGGCCCAGCTGGCGCGGCGCACCAATCTCTCGAACGAGGAGCGCTTTGTCGAAACCTCCCGCATCAAGCAGGACATCCATGCCCTCGCCAAAGGCTGGGAGCATGCCCGGCCCATGCTCGAAGTCCGCCTGCACAAGGACGTGGAATTCTAGATTCTTTAATCGTGGATCTTTAGAAAGAGATCCTTGCAACCCATATGCTTTGCAAGGCCGGTATCGAGGATACGCTCTATCAATTGAGCCGCTTTTTCCGCTTTTGTTCTCTTGGCATATTCGACGTAGGCTCTAGCGATGACTGCGGGGTATTCCACGCGCCTATCCCTGTTGTTTGTATGACCGCCCTTGCCTGAACTCGGATGGCAGAAAATTCCAATGCTTGAAATGGGAAGATTTGCTTGTTGGGCAATTTCCCTCCGCCATGTTAGCAACGGCGATGTTTTTGTGTGGTCATCATGAGACGCGTAGATGGCATCAAAAGGACTGTCCGGATCGTTTTCTGGAACAGTCATCTCCATATCAACATGAAAGGCGTGTGGGGGAGTTTCATCGGAGGGCGATGCTGAGGCTTTCGTAAAGTCGATGAAAACAATTGCGGAGGTTTTGGTTTTGTATTTCTTCCCGCTGATCACATTGGTATGCAGAATTCTATTTTGGTAGTGCTTTTCCAACTCTATTTTTTTCTTTAGGAGGTTGGGGGAGGTGAGGGCGCGACTATCGACGCCTGTCCAGTAATACAGGATTCTATCAACCATTTCATGCGCCTCTGGAGGGGAGGAGATCTCTACCAGCTGGATGGCTTTACGTAGGTAATCTTCATCTCCCCATTTGGGCTTCTTTTGCTCGATGACGGAATTGATTCTAGGCAGTAGTGCAGGAAGACTGTCGCTGGTGAGGGATTCGAAGATGATTGAAGTCTCGTGGCTGTCCAGTTCCGTGGTCATGAGAGCGTGTTCAAGTGCGTTGCGGACGTTCTCTTCGACAGGTTTGGGCAGTTGTCTTGAAAAACGGATAGCTTCTTTAATGATATAAGGATTGGGTGAGTGCAACTGAAGGGCAATTACGTCGGGCAAAGCCGCTGGTGCAATTTTTTCCAGACAGCGACATGCATCCTTAAAAAGAACCGGGTTTTTAGCCTGTTTTGCCAGCGTAGCCACAACATCTTTTGCTGCTGTATATTCATGTTCTTTTATTTGTTTAATGATGGCTCGTTGTCCGCCTATGAAATTGTTCTCTATTGGCTCTGATGTTTCAGGGATTGACGAGGTAAGCTTTTCGGTTAGCAGTTCAAGCATCCTGTGTTTGTCATCCGTTTTCATGAGTCCTGAAACTGCTTCGCTTTGTACATGGCCGTTAGGATCTTCGAGTAAATCTAAAAGCAAAACTTTAGCCTGAGGGGTGGGAATCATATCACCGAGTAGTTGAGCGGAGTATTGACGCGTCAGCGGGTGCGGATTGTTTGTGATGGACTCAAGCCCCTTGATCCAATCGCGCCCACCCCAGAGCCGGTAATAAGCAATATGATCAGGGAGGCTGTTTGTATTCGTTTCCACGATTTCTTTTTGGATCGTCAGCCGAAGGTGTTGAACGCGCTCTTCATTGGGTTTGCCCTGTTCTTGAAAGAAGACGGTATTGATTATGAATTCTTCAAACTCCGCAGTGGGATGCGCTGGAAGATTCGCGAATGCAGTCGGGCTAAGCATGCAATAATTAACGGTTCCGTCTCCGTTAAGGCGCAGTATTCCGGTAGAGGGAGTCGGAACGGTATACGCATCACGCCAGTAGTGGAGAAAAAGGTACGCCTTCTGTTTCTTCCGTTGAGCCCGGTTCTGTTGCCATTCATCGGATGCACAGTTGTTGTTGAAACGCTCTACCCTAATGCTCTCATTGAGTTGTCCTTTCAGGATTTTAAGGGGAGTTACTACCGCGTCATCAACTCCCCCTTCCGTTACTTCAAAGAGACCAATAATCTCAGCATCATGGATCATTTCCTCCCATTCCGGATCTTCCCATGAGGAGGCAAAGGCATGCAGGCTTTGCATGAGCAGGACAATGGCGAAGAGAATGTGTTTCATGGCTCTAATCCACGATGTATTTTTCGAGGCGCGCTTCGTCGGCGAGGAATTCGGGGATCAGCTTTTTGCGGGCGGAGGCGCCGTGGGCGTGGACGGATGCCGGATCGCCGGTGATGAGCGGGTGCCACTGCGGCAGGGGCTTGCCTTCGTGCCGCAGGCGGTAGGCGCAGGTTTCGGGCATCCACGCGAAGTGTTCGGGATGGTCGGCGGAGAGCACGGCGCAGTCGGGCACGAGTTCGTGGCGCTGGTCGTAGTTGGTGCAGCGGCAGGTGTTGACGTCGAGCAGGCGGCAGGCGACGCAGGTATAGTGGATCTTGCCGGTCTCCTCGACCTCCAGCTTGTGCACGCAGCATTTTGCGCAACCGTCGCAGAGCGATTCCCACTCCATCTTGTTGAGTTCGTGGAGCGTTTTGGTTTCCCAGAAAGGTTTCATGTTCAAGAGGTGTGTTTGTTGATGAGGTCGATGAGCGCCTGCCGGCTGACCGGTTTGGAAATATAGTCGTCCATGCCGCCGTCGAGGCATTTCTGCTTGTCGTCCTTCATGGCGTGGGCCGTGATGGCGATGATGGGGATTGTGCTGATGGAACCGTGCATGGCCCGGATTCTTGCGGTGGCCTCGAAGCCGTCCATGACCGGCATTTGGCAGTCCATGAGCACCACGTCGTATTCAGCCATGCGGATTTGCTGGATCGCGTCCTGCCCGTTGTCGGCCGTATCGACCTTGCACCCGGCCTTGCGCAGGATGGCGGTGGCCACCTTCTGGTTCACGAGGTTGTCCTCGACCAGCAGCACGTGGGTGTCGGGTTTGACGATCGTTTTGTTCCTGAGCCGATCCGGTTCCTTGATGCTGGCCGGATTCACCGCCTGGGGCAGGGTGAGGTTGAAGAAGAAGGTGGAGCCCTTGCCATGGGAGCTGATCAGGCCGATTTGCCCGCCCATCAGCTCAACGAGCTGCTTGCAAATGGCCAGTCCGAGGCCGGTGCCGCCATAGAGCCGCTTGGCCGATCCATCGGCCTGGGTGAATTTGTCGAAGATGGTTTTCTGCTTCTCTTTCTCGATGCCGATGCCTGTGTCGATGACCTGGAAATAGAGCTCGGCGCCCTTGGCGGTTTTCGTGTGGCATTCAATGTTGAGGGTAACGGAGCCGCCGTGGGTGAACTTCAGCGCGTTGCCGACGAGGTTGACGAGGATCTGTTCGATCAACCCTTCGTCTCCCATGACATACAGCGGGACATTGTCCTGGCAGCCGCACTTGAAATCGACGCCGCTTTGGGAGGCCTGTGGCTGGAACATGTAGAACAGGGTGTCGCACATCTCGCGCAGATCGATGACCGACTCGCGGACATCCATCTGGCCGGCCTCGACCTTGGAGATGTCCAGCACGTGGTTGATGATCTTGAGCAGGCCCGTGGTGGACTGCAGGATGGTTTCAACGCAGTTGTTTTGCTCGCTGGTGAGCGGGGTGTCGGCCATGAGCTGGGCCATGCCGACGATGCCGTTGAGCGGGGTCCGGATTTCGTGGCTCATGTTGGCGAGGAATTCGCTTTTGGCCTGGCTGGCATGCTCGGCGATCTCCCTCGCGTTCTCGGCCATGGTCTTGGCCTCTTCGGCCATTTCGCGTGCGGCGTGGATTTTTTCCTCGGCCTCTTTGCGCAGGGTGGTGTCGCGCACATGCAGCTGGAGCACCTGCCGGCCGCCGATGTTCTGGAGCGTACCGGTCATTTCGATGGGGCTGATGGTGCCGTCCGCTGCCATGCTAACGCCTTCGCATTGCTCCAGCCCGCCGTTGAACCATGTTTTCATGTTGCCATCGACCTCTGCACGGAAGGCCTCCGGCACGAGGTCGTGCACCCGCTTGGTAAGCAAGACCTCTTTCTTCATCTTGACCATCTCGCAGGCCTGCGTGTTGGCCGAGACAATATGGCCTTCGCGATCAAGCACGTAGACGGCATCGGGCGACTTCTCGAAAATCTGGCGCAGCCGTTCTTCGCTGTCGGCATA belongs to Pontiella desulfatans and includes:
- a CDS encoding MauE/DoxX family redox-associated membrane protein, with protein sequence MTRDQKTYRLAYWIASLIVAATWLSGYHKILHPADFALSVYRFHLLPAVLVNVVSLHIQWLEMVCAGCLLFIPKLRVAALWISLVLLALFTTGIAINLIRGTAFGCGCFGNLPTERPMDALNVARNLALMALVGLALFGKRKSGA
- a CDS encoding inorganic pyrophosphatase, which gives rise to MAFPKTFYRWRPHPWHGLQACDGENLGVVNSYIEMTPFDAVKYEVDKTTGYLRVDRPQLTSSMTPTLYGFIPQTYCSTRVHELSPTSKCGDGDPLDICVITERPINRGEVILRARVIGGLQMVDNGEADDKIIAVLDNDQFWQDAHDIKDVSHALIERMRHYFETYKLVPGQPSDVTIPEIYGREHALKVIEASMEDYTEEYG
- the murA gene encoding UDP-N-acetylglucosamine 1-carboxyvinyltransferase gives rise to the protein MAKFIINGGKPIGGTFHPRGNKNAVLPMLASCLLTDQPIILHNVPLINDVKVMLQLLESIGVEVALEDHTLTLCAKGLRTTELDAELCAKVRTSILLAGPLTARHGGATIYPPGGDVIGRRRLDTHFYGLRSLGADISTDHAFRFKAGPLTAWKMVFDEASVTATENVMMAATLAEGTSTIYNAACEPHVQDLANLLNQMGADISGIGTNNLTIRGVGKLHGAEYTVQPDFMEVGSFIVASAVTGGTLTIPDAGEPLVQQVMQRTFSKLGVEWTRTGRTLVVPRQTERCIRPDEGNATPKIEDGIWPAFPSDLMSVSIVLATQTQGTALFFEKMFESRMYFVDHLMGMGANIIQCDPHRVVVIGPTRLRGSKLTSPDIRAGMALLIAACCADGESVIHNAQVIDRGYEAIEDRLAALGADIVREH
- the dnaG gene encoding DNA primase produces the protein MIPKETIEEIRARCNIVEVVGAYLPELRRRGSTYKCNCPFHKEKTPSFTVNDGRQIFHCFGCGAGGDVFRFVMDYEKIDFVTAVNVLAERVGVEITYEGGQPEKSGNKDVLYKLHTDAAAFYHRMLLDSPEGAEARRYMEERDLPEEIIKAFQIGFAPNEWEGLLARALKKGYEPKQLEAAGLVVPSERDGKTSHYDRFRNRVMFPICDQMGRVIGFSGRIMNKAEKGAKYVNSPETLLFKKNRVLFAFDKARKAIVESRQAIVVEGQIDAIRCHQAGLDNVVASQGTALTENHARMLKRYADEVILVLDSDAAGLKAALGSSEIFIANELSVRVVTLPEGEDPDSLIKNSGKEALIKLVGEAQSALDFLIDAFQKQEDMSTEAGRMRVVRAVINLINHCPSAARRDPMIHSAADRLNISPLALSQDLHRAKSQQRPARKQEEAPLQSAPARKTYPRQETALLELLVHYYPDVHPLVHDFLPPGHLTDPTCKQLVEILMLDPPETLTEGFHEFDDATQKIISQVQVEESRTIDNETSAVETAQRYILIFWKRHLEGELAQLARRTNLSNEERFVETSRIKQDIHALAKGWEHARPMLEVRLHKDVEF
- a CDS encoding HEAT repeat domain-containing protein — protein: MKHILFAIVLLMQSLHAFASSWEDPEWEEMIHDAEIIGLFEVTEGGVDDAVVTPLKILKGQLNESIRVERFNNNCASDEWQQNRAQRKKQKAYLFLHYWRDAYTVPTPSTGILRLNGDGTVNYCMLSPTAFANLPAHPTAEFEEFIINTVFFQEQGKPNEERVQHLRLTIQKEIVETNTNSLPDHIAYYRLWGGRDWIKGLESITNNPHPLTRQYSAQLLGDMIPTPQAKVLLLDLLEDPNGHVQSEAVSGLMKTDDKHRMLELLTEKLTSSIPETSEPIENNFIGGQRAIIKQIKEHEYTAAKDVVATLAKQAKNPVLFKDACRCLEKIAPAALPDVIALQLHSPNPYIIKEAIRFSRQLPKPVEENVRNALEHALMTTELDSHETSIIFESLTSDSLPALLPRINSVIEQKKPKWGDEDYLRKAIQLVEISSPPEAHEMVDRILYYWTGVDSRALTSPNLLKKKIELEKHYQNRILHTNVISGKKYKTKTSAIVFIDFTKASASPSDETPPHAFHVDMEMTVPENDPDSPFDAIYASHDDHTKTSPLLTWRREIAQQANLPISSIGIFCHPSSGKGGHTNNRDRRVEYPAVIARAYVEYAKRTKAEKAAQLIERILDTGLAKHMGCKDLFLKIHD
- a CDS encoding YcgN family cysteine cluster protein; this translates as MKPFWETKTLHELNKMEWESLCDGCAKCCVHKLEVEETGKIHYTCVACRLLDVNTCRCTNYDQRHELVPDCAVLSADHPEHFAWMPETCAYRLRHEGKPLPQWHPLITGDPASVHAHGASARKKLIPEFLADEARLEKYIVD
- a CDS encoding response regulator encodes the protein MMTRILQRALLIALLAALTPALAAPLSERELAYLAGKEDIVFVMQPRHAPFEFIRKKQVSGMNVELVQWMAADMGFKVRFEVAPLAEAMEMVRSGEADAISSLFHSESRENEFDFSQNIKLTPVTLFVRHDRTGIYNIYDLEGLKVAIMGSGHAMEVLQQRGVRCQIKFVPSTEECVELVASGTVDAMVGNELVTQHYMYSTGKGDLRIVGDPIYTAKLGMAVADGNRDLLSILNKGISQARRSGTLTKIQAKWLGSEYARHILPIETILRIASAAATIVAVVLALTLLWNRKLQRKVDERTRQYADSEERLRQIFEKSPDAVYVLDREGHIVSANTQACEMVKMKKEVLLTKRVHDLVPEAFRAEVDGNMKTWFNGGLEQCEGVSMAADGTISPIEMTGTLQNIGGRQVLQLHVRDTTLRKEAEEKIHAAREMAEEAKTMAENAREIAEHASQAKSEFLANMSHEIRTPLNGIVGMAQLMADTPLTSEQNNCVETILQSTTGLLKIINHVLDISKVEAGQMDVRESVIDLREMCDTLFYMFQPQASQSGVDFKCGCQDNVPLYVMGDEGLIEQILVNLVGNALKFTHGGSVTLNIECHTKTAKGAELYFQVIDTGIGIEKEKQKTIFDKFTQADGSAKRLYGGTGLGLAICKQLVELMGGQIGLISSHGKGSTFFFNLTLPQAVNPASIKEPDRLRNKTIVKPDTHVLLVEDNLVNQKVATAILRKAGCKVDTADNGQDAIQQIRMAEYDVVLMDCQMPVMDGFEATARIRAMHGSISTIPIIAITAHAMKDDKQKCLDGGMDDYISKPVSRQALIDLINKHTS